A genomic stretch from Microtus pennsylvanicus isolate mMicPen1 chromosome 11, mMicPen1.hap1, whole genome shotgun sequence includes:
- the Slc4a1 gene encoding band 3 anion transport protein, producing the protein MGDVQDHEEVLEIPDQDSEDELEEVIEQIAYRDLDIPVTQMQEPEALPTEPTATDYVPTTTSTTRRSSGQVYVELQELMMDQRNQELQWVEAAHWIGLEENLREDGVWGRPHLSYLTFWSLLELQKVFSKGTVLLDLEETSLAGVANKLLDSFIFDDQIRPQDRDELLRALLLKRSRAEDLKALEGVKPAVLTRSGGPSEPLLPQEPSLETKLYCGQAEGDPEGSSPSGILKIPPDSETTLVLVGCANFLEKSVLGLVRLKEAVQLEDLELPEPVRFLFVLLGPESPHVNYTQLGRAAATLMTERVFRTTAYLAQSRGELVSSLEDFLDCSLVLPPTDAPSEQALLNLVPVQKELLRRRYLPSAAKPDPALYKTLDLNGGPGGPGGVDDPLQRTGRIFGGLIRDIRRRYPYYLSDITDALSPQVLAAVIFIYFAALSPAVTFGGLLGEKTRNLMGVSELLISTAVQGILFALLAAQPLLVLGFSGPLLVFEEAFYSFCEDNNLEYIVGRAWIGFWLILLVLLVVAFEGSFLVRFISRYTQEIFSFLISLIFIYETFSKLIKIFQDYPLQQIYTPVVMKPKPLGPVPNTALLSLVLMAGTFFLAMMLRKFKNSTYFPGKLRRVIGDFGVPISILIMVVVDSFIKDTYTQKLSVPDGLKVSNASARGWVIHPLGLYGQFPLWMMFASALPALLVFILIFLESQITTLIVSKPERKMIKGSGFHLDLLLVVGMGGVAALFGMPWLSATTVRSVTHANALTVMGKASGQVQEVKEQRISGLLVSVLVGLSILMEPILSRIPLAVLFGIFLYMGVTSLSGIQLFDRILLLFKPPKYHPDVPFVKRVKTWRMHLFTVIQIICLAALWVVKSTPVSLALPFVLILTVPLRRFLLPLIFSGLELQCLDGDDAKATFDEEEGLDEYDEVPMPV; encoded by the exons ATGGGGGACGTGCAG GACCATGAGGAAGTACTGGAGATCCCAGATCAGGACAGCGAAGACGAATTGGAGGAGGTCATAGAACAGATAGCATACAGAGACCTCGACATCCCTGTGACCCAGATGCAGGAGCCAGAAG CTCTTCCCACAGAGCCGACAGCCACAGACTACGTCccaaccaccacctccacaacACGCCGAAGCTCCGGTCAG GTCTATGTGGAGCTGCAGGAACTGATGATGGACCAGAGGAACCAGGAGCTACAGTGGGTGGAGGCAGCGCACTGGATAGGGCTGGAGGAAAACCTACGAGAGGATGGTGTGTGGGGCCGCCCACATCTGTCTTACCTCACCTTCTGGAGCCTTCTCGAACTGCAGAAAGTCTTCTCCAAAG GCACCGTCCTCCTGGACCTGGAAGAGACATCCCTGGCTGGGGTGGCCAATAAGCTCCTAGACAGCTTCATCTTTGATGACCAGATCCGGCCTCAGGACCGAGACGAGCTGCTCCGGGCTCTGCTGCTCAAACGCAG CCGTGCTGAGGACCTAAAGGCTCTGGAGGGCGTGAAGCCTGCCGTCCTGACCCGCTCTGGGGGCCCTTCTGAGCCCCTCCTTCCCCAGGAACCATCACTGGAGACCAAGCTGTACTGTGGACAG GCAGAGGGGGACCCAGAAGGATCCTCACCATCTGGGATTCTGAAGATTCCCCCAGATTCAGAAACCACATTGGTCCTAGTGG GCTGTGCTAACTTTCTGGAGAAGTCTGTCCTGGGCCTCGTGAGGCTGAAGGAGGCTGTGCAGCTGGAGGACCTGGAGCTGCCAGAGCCTGTGCGCTTCCTTTTTGTTCTGCTGGGACCCGAGTCTCCCCACGTCAACTACACCCAGCTGGGCCGGGCTGCAGCCACCCTGATGACAGAAAGA GTGTTCCGCACAACTGCCTACCTGGCACAGAGCCGAGGGGAACTAGTGAGCTCCTTGGAGGATTTCCTGGACTGTAGCCTGGTACTGCCACCGACCGACGCCCCTTCAGAACAAGCTCTGCTCAACCTGGTACCCGTGCAGAAGGAACTGCTTAGAAGGCGCTACCTGCCCAGTGCCGCCAAGCCAGACCCTGCCTTATACAAGACCCTAG ACTTGAATGGGGGCCCAGGAGGCCCCGGTGGTGTGGATGACCCTCTACAGCGAACAGGCCGGATCTTTGGAGGCCTGATACGTGACATCCGGCGCCGTTATCCTTACTATCTGAGTGACATCACAGATGCGCTCAGCCCCCAGGTCCTGGCTGCCGTCATCTTCATCTACTTTGCTGCCCTGTCACCTGCCGTCACCTTCGGTGGCCTCCTGG GAGAGAAGACCCGGAACCTGATGGGAGTTTCGGAGCTGCTCATCTCCACAGCAGTACAAGGCATTCTCTTTGCTCTCCTGGCGGCACAGCCCCTGCTGGTGCTTGGCTTCTCGGGACCCCTGCTGGTGTTTGAGGAAGCCTTCTACTCG TTCTGTGAAGACAACAACCTGGAGTATATCGTGGGCCGCGCTTGGATCGGATTCTGGCTCATTCTGTTGGTGTTGTTGGTGGTGGCCTTCGAAGGCAGCTTTCTGGTCCGATTCATCTCCCGCTACACCCAGGAGATCTTCTCCTTCCTCATCTCCCTCATCTTCATCTATGAGACTTTCTCCAAGCTGATCAAG ATTTTCCAGGACTACCCGCTACAACAGATTTATACCCCTGTTGTGATGAAGCCCAAACCTCTGGGTCCCGTGCCCAACACAGCCCTCCTCTCCCTTGTGCTCATGGCTGGTACCTTCTTTCTTGCCATGATGCTGCGAAAGTTCAAGAACAGCACCTACTTCCCTGGCAAG CTGCGTAGAGTCATCGGGGACTTCGGGGTCCCCATCTCCATCCTGATAATGGTCGTGGTGGATTCCTTCATCAAGGACACTTACACCCAG AAACTCTCAGTCCCTGATGGCCTCAAAGTGTCCAATGCCTCTGCCCGGGGCTGGGTCATCCACCCTCTGGGTCTGTATGGCCAGTTTCCCTTGTGGATGATGTTTgcttctgccctgcctgccctgctcgTCTTCATCCTCATATTCCTTGAGTCTCAGATCACCAC GCTGATTGTCAGCAAACCAGAGCGCAAGATGATCAAGGGATCCGGCTTTCACCTGGACCTGCTGCTGGTCGTTGGCATGGGTGGGGTGGCTGCCCTCTTTGGGATGCCCTGGCTCAGTGCCACCACTGTGCGTTCTGTTACCCACGCTAATGCCCTCACAGTCATGGGGAAAGCCAGCGGTCAGGTCCAAGAGGTCAAGGAGCAGCGGATCAGTGGGCTCCTGGTCTCTGTGCTTGTGG GTCTGTCCATCCTGATGGAGCCCATCCTCTCCCGCATCCCCCTGGCGGTGTTGTTCGGCATCTTCCTGTACATGGGAGTCACATCCCTCAGTGGCATCCAGCTCTTTGACCGCATCTTACTTCTGTTCAAGCCACCCAAGTACCACCCCGATGTCCCCTTTGTCAAGAGG GTGAAGACCTGGCGCATGCACCTCTTCACGGTCATCCAGATCATCTGCCTGGCAGCGCTGTGGGTGGTCAAGTCCACCCCTGTCTCGCTGGCCCTGCCCTTTGTCCTCATCCTCACTGTGCCTCTGCGTCGCTTCCTGCTGCCCCTCATCTTCAGTGGGCTGGAACTCCAGTGT CTGGATGGTGACGATGCCAAAGCGACCTTTGACGAGGAGGAAGGTCTGGATGAATATGACGAAGTGCCTATGCCTGTGTGA